CACAGCGTTGGGAATAGCATCATTATTCAAGAGCGTCATCATTTCCCAAGCAGTTGGCCTCCGCAAGCCAGACCCTAAAATCTTTCTGCTTGGGTGCCAAGAACTCGGGGTATCTCCGCAAAGAACGATTTACGTTGGAGACAATCCGATCTCGGATATCAACGGTGCAATCAACGCGGGCTTGCATACCATTTTTGTGACAACCGCCTTATACCCTGAGTGTAGAAGTGCCCATGGGATTTGTTCAGATCTAAGAAGCCTGCCATCTATTGTGGAAACGCTTGCCGGTTGAAGAATCGGGTAGAACGGTTACCAATACAGGTGTGGGTATGAGTTCTGTGCCAACTTAGAAGGTAGATTTCAACATGAAGTCAGCATTGATCTCAAGTTTGGCATCTGGTTTACTGCCGTCATAGAAATTGACATCTTGTGTACGGGCCATCCAACAAATTTTGAAGATATTGCTGGATTGAGACAATATCGACACGAGATTATCACGCAAAGGTTGATGTTCGTAATAGTAGAACAGCGCAGAGCATGCATCTTCGTCATCGTTTGATGTTCCAGGATGCTTGAACTTTTGTCCTACAAGCTTTGAGGCATCAAATTGGGCCAATTTGATGCCAAGCTCAGCACTGGGCCGGGCCGGGTATACCGATGTATCTGCATTGAAGTGAGCCCCCTCTTCTGTGGCTTCAATTTCAAACCAGAGTGTGAGATTGTCACTTTCTCTAACCGTGAATAAATGGGCAGATTCAATCGGAAATACTTCAGTACCGTTAAAACGAGTGATGGTTAACTGATTCATGTTCGTTCTGTAATCTTGACGACCTACTGAAAAGCCCAACTAAACCTGGGTAGAAAGAACACTCTAATCAAATAGATGTCTTGCTTCATCAAAAATTGGCAGTTCATTGAACCACTTCAAATTTGCGGCCAAACTATGAGGAACTTCAATATCGATACTTTTACTGTCCTGGCCAACTTCACATCTAATTCCCAAAAAGATTTTCTTCTCGGTTTTATCCTTCTTTTATCACTTTAGATAACTGAAAAATAGAATATTCTGAGTTTTTATGTTTCTGATGAGTGATGTCAAATTCAAGCTGTACTGGCTATATCCAGTCTATTCAGCAAACATTTCAGTCAAGATCGATAAGAGCATTTGCTGCTCATCTTGATTGATCTGACCTAGCTTTTTGACTAATCGTTTTTTATCAACTGTGCGAATTTTATCCAAAACAATTTGTCCATCTTTTCCCTGAAATTGGCAAGCAACACGCGTTGGATATTGCCTTCCTTTTGTGGTCATGGGAGCGATGATCACTGTGGCAATGTATTGGTTCATCTCGTTAGGAGAGATCACAATACACGGTCGCGTCTTCTGAATTTCACTCTCTACTGTCGGATCGAGGTTAACTAGAAACACATCAAAACGCTTGACTACCACTCCCATTCAGTATCATCCCAGTCGGTAGTGTTGACTTCATCTAAAAACACATCGTCATGATGTTGGGCCATGGAAGCAAAAGCTGCATCCCACCCAGCACGAGAACATTCAGCAGTACGAATGGTTAAGCAGTCTCCTTGCACGGTAATCTCAACCTCTCCATTGAGACCACTTTGCTCTAATAAAAGCTTGGGAATGCGAATACCCTGGGAGTTGCCAATTTTAACGATGCGGGTCCTAATAGCTGTATCCATCTTGGAATGCTTACAATCATCAACGTGATTACATTGTAGCTACCTAGAAAATTGCTGTCCAGTGACGTGCAAAACGGGCTAAGAGGAATTGGTTTGAGTGTAATCTCAGCTAAATCTACTCACCATTCTTGGAGTGCGATCGCAACTCCGTCTCGCACATCTTTTTCCACCGTATCGTCTTCTGCTAAAGCCTGGAGCTTAGTGTAGGCAAGCTCTGAAGAGATTTGTTTGAGGGCTGCGATCGCATGGAGTCTCACCCCCATATCCGCAATCCCTAATAGCCGTATCAATTCTGGTATCGCTGTCGTATCACCTAATTGCCCCAGGGCACTGGCAATCGTTTTATTTAAGGTCAGATCCGCACCGGGGTGATGATGCAAACAATAGATCAAAGCCTGAGTAGACACCCCTTGCAATTCTGGTTGGCGATGGAGGGTTAACGCTTTAATAATCGCTTCTGCTAGGGTCAAATTCTCATCATCAATCACCTGCAGGGCAGACGTTGTATGGGGCCAAAGCTTCTGTAAAAACCGCACAGACTGGTCATTACCAATCTGGCCCAGGGCCTGAATAATCGTTAGCTTGAAGGGGGCAGGGATATTGTCAGCACTAGCCGTCATCCGTAACGCCTGAGCAGCCGTATCAGTACCCAACCGTCCCAGGGCCAACGCCGCCCCTTGGCAGACTTGGACATCCACATCAGTGAGAAACGGCTGAATCAACGCCACCGGATCATGATCATGCTCATAGAAGAGGTGAGCACGATAACTAATACTTGCGATCGCAACTTGGCGAACCTGGGCACTTAAATCAGCTAATCCCTGGAGTAAGACTGGGATAATTTGTGGATCATGAAATCGGCCAAGCGTTTCGATCACCTGCAGGCGAACCGATGCATCTTCGTCAGCAACCGCCTTGATTAAGATCGGCACAATCACTGCATCTTGCATTTGCGACAACGCAGAGACCACCAGCCCCCGAGCAGGGGATGATTCCAGTAATGTGGCTAATGCATCTATAGATTGTGGGCCAATTTGGGCCAGCATTTGGGCGGCGATTTCAGCAACATCATCATCATCCGCTTCTTGCAATAGCTGCGTTAATGCCATCACGGCATCCGCATGATTAAACTCGCCTAAGATTCGGGCCACAAACCATTGCAGCTCAGGATCATCGGCGTTGTTCTGGAGAAGATCAACCAAAAACGTGATTGCTGGTTCTCCAAAGTCAGGAATTTGCTTAGCCGTTTCCCAACGAGATGCGAAATCTCCTTGTTCTAGCTTCGTTAAAACGGATATGAGTTCACTCACAGCGGTTGGTGATTGCATGCCACTGCTATTCTCTCCAAACTGATTAAACAATTTGTCGATAGATATGCAATTTCAGCATATCTGATTTGCAGAAACTACATATAGGCTATCACTTTCGTAACGACGGATACGAACGATCGCCATTGGAGTCGCTAAGTTAGTATCCCAATCGCAGAAATTGATGATGTTCAATTTTTGATTGGTAATGACGCGAGTTCAAAAGGATCAAACGTGAGTAATACCGCCCCAGCCGCGCCCAAAATGAATAAATTTGAGCGCTTCAAAGCGGAAAAAGATGGTTTGGCAATTCTGCCTGAACTGTCCCACTTTGCCCAGATCGGTTGGGAAGCCATGGATGACACCGACCTCACCCAACGCCTCAAATGGGTTGGATTATTCTTCCGCCCCGTCACCCCTGGCAAGTTCATGCTGCGGATGCGGATGCCCAACGGTATTCTCAGCGGCGGCCAAATGCGCGTCTTGGCTGAAGTGATTCAGCAGTATGGCGAAGATGGCTATGCCGATATTACCACTCGCCAAAATATCCAGTTGCGCGGTATTCACATCGAAGATATCCCCGATATTTTTAATCGATTCCAGCAGGCGGGTTTGACCAGCATGCAATCGGGAATGGACAACGTCCGCAACATTACCGGATCCCCCGTCGCTGGCCTGGATGCCAATGAACTGATTGATACCCGCGGTCTGGTCCGCAAAGTCCAGGACATGATCACCAATAACAGTCAGGGCAACCCCGCCTTCACCAATCTGCCTCGGAAATTCAACATTGCGATCGCAGGTGGTCGCGACAACTCCGTCCATGCCGAAATCAATGATATTGCCTTTGTTCCGGCTTACAAAGACGAAAAACTAGGCTTCAACGTTGTCGTCGGTGGCTTCTTTTCGGCTAAGCGCTGTGCCCCCGCTATTTCAATGAATGTTTGGGTCGATCACACCCAAGTAGTCGATATCAGCGAAGCCATTCTGATTGTTTACCGCGACAATGGTTCACGGGCCAATCGCCACCAATCTCGGATGATGTGGCTCATCGAAGAATGGGGCGTCGAACGCTTCCGAGCGGCTGTAGAAACCCAGATGGGTGTCACCCTCCAATCCGAAGCCGACAAAGATGAATTTGACTGGGACAAACGGGACCATATTGGCGTCCATGTCCAGCAACAACCTGGCTTGAACTTTGTGGGCATGCACGTCCCCGTGGGTCGTCTCTATGCCAACGATATGTTCGAGTTTGCCCGGATGGCCGAAGTCTACGGCAGTGGTGAAATTCGGCTCACCGTTGAGCAAAATGTCCTCATTCCCAATATTCCCGATTCTCGTCTTGACTCCTTTTTACAAGAGCCTTTGTTAGAGGTCTTCTCCATCAACCCCGATCCCCTCACACGGGCCTTGGTGTCCTGTACCGGCAGCCAGTTTTGTAAGTTTGCTCTGATAGAAACCAAAAACCAAGCCGTAGCGGTGATTAATGACCTAGCAGATGAGCTAGAAGTCCCTAAACCCGTGCGTTTTCACTGGACTGGATGCCCGAATTCCTGTGGTCAACCCCAAGTCGCAGATATTGGCTTAATGGGCACCAAAACCCGCAAGGATGGCAAGACCGTCGAAGCCGTGGACTTATTCATGGGAGGCAAAGTCGGTAAAGATGCCGTACTCGGTGAAAAAGTCCAGAAAGCCATTCCCTGTGACGAGCTCAGAGGCGTCTTAAAAGATATTCTCATTCAACAGTTTGACGCTCAACCCCGATCCACTCCCCGCCCATCCCAAGGGATGGCCGGACTTTCACGTCAACGCAGTTTGCACGGCACGGTGAGCCAGAACGGTTCTGCGCCCCCTGCTGCTGTCGTTCCGGCAGTAGCGCCTCCTGCACCAGTGGCTACACCCGCTTCGGCGGCCCAGCCCGCTGTGGTTCAGTTTGCAGCATCTGGCAAGGAGGTCAACTGTGATGACAGCCAATCCATATTAGAAATTGCGGAGGCTGCCGGAGTTGAGATTGAAAGCAGTTGCCAGTCTGGCAGTTGTGGCACCTGCGTCGCCAAGCTCGTTGAGGGTGAATTCCGATACGAAGCCGATCCAGACGGCTTAGGAGAAGATGATGCCGCATCAGGGCATATCTTGACCTGTATTGCCTACCCAGTCGGCAAAGTAGTCTTGGATGCCTAGTTTAAGTTTGTTTTTGGCTTATCGCGTCGTTTTTAGCTGATTTAGTTTTTTCATTCCTGTTTTGGAGAAGAATGCATGTTGACAGAAATGTGGTCGTTTAAGGGCCGCTACAAAATCCTACACATGACTTGGTTTGCGTTTTTCCTGTCCTTCGTGGTCTGGTTTAACTTCCCACCTTTTGCTACCACGATTGGCCAAGAATTTGGGCTCACAAAGCCACAGCTTGGAACCATTGGTCTATGTAATGTTGCCCTCACGGTCCCTGCCCGCATCATCATTGGCATGGTGTTAGACCGTTATGGACCGCGTTTGACCTACTCTCTGCTGTTAATGTATGCAGCCATTCCTTGTTTAATTTTTGCTACCGCCCAAGGCTTTACTCAATTGGTGATTGGCCGATTGCTCATGGGTATTGTGGGGGCAGGATTTGTGATTGGCATCCGCATGACTGCCGAGTGGTTTCCCCCCAAAGAAGTGGGAACAGCAGAAGGCATTTATGGAGGATGGGGTAACTTTGGTTCTGCCTTCTCCGCCTTTACCATGGTTCTGGTTGCAACTGCCTTAAGCTTCATTCCAGGTGCTTTCAACTTTGGCGAAGCTCAAACCTTTACTGTTTTGGGTTTATCTTTCTCTAGCTCAGTGTTGAACTGGAGAGCAGCCATTGGCGGCTCGGGTATCATCGCTGCGATTTATGGCTTCATCTACTATGCCAATGTCCAAAATACCCCTCCTGGAAAAGTTTATCAACGTCCTAAAAGTGCTCGAGGTCTAGAAGTCACTTCTGTCAGAGACTTCTACTTCCTGATGGTGATGAACATTCCTTTAACTGCCATTTTGATGGTACTGGCTTGGCGATTAAATAAAGTCAATTTCTTGACCCCATCCGCCATGTACATTACCTGGGTAGCTCTCTTTGGTCTCTATGCTTTCCAGTCTTACAACTGCTGGAGTGCCAATAAAGACTTGCTCTCAGGCCGGAAGCGCTATGCTCCTGAAGACCGCTATAAGTTTAAGCAAGTTGCCATCTTAGAACTGACTTACATTGTTAATTTTGGTTCTGAACTAGCTGTTGTAACTATGCTCCCTGCTTTCTTTGAAGGAACCTTTGGCCTCGACAAAGCCATGGCCGGTATTATTGCTTCTAGCTATGCCTTTATGAACCTGGTTTCCCGACCTGGTGGCGGTATTATCTCTGACAAAATGGGTAGCCGAAAGTGGACGATGGTTATTCTCACGGGCGGCATGGGCATTGGTTATCTACTCATGAGCCAAGTCACCAGCAATTGGTGGCTACCCGCAGCCGTACTATTGACAATGGCCTGTTCCTTCTTCGTCCAAGCCTCCGAAGGATCTACCTTCGCGATTGTGCCTTTAGTTAAGCGCAGAGTCACAGGTCAAATCGCTGGCAACGTCGGCGCTTACGGTAATGTTGGCGCTGTTGCCTACCTCACCACTCGCCTGCTATTCGTAGATGGAGCTGGTGCAACTCCCAATATGGCTGCTGTGAACTCTAGCTTTTTCCAGGTTCTAGGAACTACCGGTTTGATTGTCGCTTTCCTCTGTATCTTTTTCCTAGAAGAGCCTCAAGGCTCTTTTGCTGAAAGTCATGAAGGGGAAGAAACATCAACTAATAGCCCTGTAGGGATCAAATATCCAACTACTCCATAGATAGATATCCATCTTTAACGGATATCAAAATTCAGGTTACTCTTGGCAAAAACGAGAGATTTGTACAATCTACAAATCTCTCGTTTTTTGTTGGCAAAAATCTTGTTCATTCATTGAACTAAAGGCTGATAGTAACTCAATAGACTCATAATTTAGACATCAATTATTTTTAGAGAAAGATTGTTATCTTTACCTCAAGATTTATAAATATGTCCATTTTTATATGCGAAAAATGCATATAATTTGTGCGAATTATTCATATCTTTATCCTTATTTGTTCGAAGAGATACAAATCGGGATAGAGGTATTCATTACACTTAGCGGACGCTGAACTTAATTAATATTCTTCAAGTTCCGCTCAATAATTCGGTGTGAGGTTACTGAAACAACATGTCAAAACGTTTGTCCTGGTATCGGCTACTTTTTAATACCAGCGTTTTAGGAATTGCAATGGTCAATTGCATTCCTGCCCAAGCAGCACCCGAGACATCTAATCTTGATGTTACGGCTGAACAATTGGACATCGCTCCCAGTGAGGAAGTCATCCCTACAACACTACCGTCTGTAGATGAGGCCCTGGAACTCGCGCAAGCAGTGGAAACACCCACTCTAGCCAGTCCCCCTACTTCTATTGCAGACATCGCTGGCAATCAAAACGATCCGTATTTTCCTTCGGATCCGAGTTTGCATGCCTCTGACGCCTCTCTTGGTCAGGTAACGTCTGTCTCCCAACTGTCTGATGTACAGCCTGATGACTGGGCTTTCCAAGCCATTCAGTCTTTGGTGGAACGCTATGGATGTGTGGCTGGTTACCCCAACGGTACATTTCGTCCCAGTCGAGCCATGTCGCGACGTGAAGCTGCGGCGTTGGTCAATGCTTGCTTAGATAACTTGAGCAATCGGTTTGCCACGAAAGAAGATTTGGATGCCCTCAAAGCGTTGCAAGATGAATTTGCCGCTGAACTCGCTACCCTTAGAGGCCGCGTCGATGGTTTAGAAGCGAGAGTCGCAACCGTAGAATCCCAACAATTCTCTACCACCACTAAATTAAACGGGGAAGCTATTTTTGCTTTCAGTGGTGTTGCTGGCGATAACGCCACTACTGGTGCTGATATTAGTGGGCGAGTCTCTCTAAACCAGAGAACCCGTTTAAATTTCATCACCAGCTTTACCGGTAAAGATCGGTTATATACCCGACTACAAACCTCTAATCGTCCTGTCAACTTTAGCGACGGTGCTATCCCTGGAATTATTGACAATACAGGGACTCTGCAAACTCGGGTTGCCTTTGACACCGGCAACACCAACAACAGCGTTATCCTCGATCGCTTAGACTACAAATTCCCCATTGGTGACAAACTCAATGTTACGGTCTTTGCCAATGCGGCCTTCCACCATTACTACGCCACCACCGTCAACCCTTACTTTGAAGGATTTGGTGGTGGTAAAGGTGCCCTCTCATTCTTTGGTGAGCGCAACCCCATCTATCGAATTGGTACGGTTGCTATTCCCAATGTTGCGGGCGTCGGCACCTCTTACATGTTCAACAAAGAAAATGATTTTCGCCTTGACTTAGGCTACTTAGCGGGTCGTGCTAACCAAGCAACAACCACGGCCTTGGCCAATGGCGAAAATGAAGGTGGGTTATTTGGTGGGACCTATAGCGCTTTAGCTCAACTCAGCATTAAACCCACAGAAGGGTCTCAGGTTGGCTTAACCTATGTCCGTAATGAAGCCCCTGATGGCTTAATGAGGTTTGGCACAGGAACCGTCTTTTCCAATAATCCTTTTGGCGGTGCTAATAATATTACTGGTGATTCCTTCGGCTTTGAAGGAACCCTCAAATTAGCAGATTGGGTCGCTGTAGGCGGTTGGTTTGGCTATACGATTGCCCGCGAAGACAATACCACCAATAAAGCAGACATTATCAATGCTGCCATTAACTTTGCCTTTCCTGATCTCGGGATGGAAGGAGCCACCGGTGGCTTAATTGTTGGAGTACCGCCAACAGTAATTAATAATGATGTCGCTGCTAGGGAGAACCCCGATCAAACCTTCCATTTGGAAGCTTTATATTCCTTCCCTGTTAATGACTTCATCACCATTACGCCTGGCGTGATTTATCTCATTAATCCTGAAGGCAACTCCGCCAACAGTGACATCTTAGTTGGTGTCATTCGGACGACATTTAAGTTCTAAACGCCTCCTCAGAATAGATAGAAGTTGATGACCTAGGGAACGAAAAATTTTCGTTCCCTAATTTTTTTACCTTCTCTAATTTTTGGGATAGTTTTTCTAACTCCACAACACGGTCTCCAGGCTTGAAGATCGATCACATGGGCTTTATTGCAAAATTAGTGCATTTACAGGGGCATGATTAAAGTGCATACAAACAATGTTGAGAACGCATTACGCAGATCAGGAACCGTAGCTAATCTTACAATTTTTGCCTGAAATGTTGATGATAATGATGTTGGATTGCTATTTCAATTTTTTTCTCTGATCCTTGATTAATACAAAACAGTTATGACTGAACCTGTCAAAACTTTATGTCCTTACTGTGGTGTGGGCTGTGGATTAGAAGTACTGCCTCCGGCTTTGCCAGGTAAGCCTGTCAATCGAGATAGCGCGGGAACCCCCATCTGGCGAGTGCGGGGCGATCAAGCCCACCCTTCCAGCAAGGGCCAAGTTTGTGTCAAAGGAGCAACGGTTGCCGGCGCATTAGATAAAGATCGGCTGCGCTACCCGATGATGCGGGATTCTCTAGACCAACCGTTTCGGCAGGTCACATGGGACGAAGCTTTAGAGCGGGTGGTGAGTGAACTTAAAACCGTTCATGCCAACCAAGGTCCAGACGCCATTTGCATGTATGGCTCCGGGCAGTTTCAAACCGAAGATTATTACATCGCTCAAAAGTTATTGAAAGGTTGTCTAGGCACTAATAATTTTGATGCCAATTCTCGTCTTTGCATGTCTTCTGCAGTGGCAGGGTATATCCAAAGTTTTGGCTCTGATGGCCC
The Acaryochloris marina S15 genome window above contains:
- a CDS encoding ferredoxin--nitrite reductase is translated as MNKFERFKAEKDGLAILPELSHFAQIGWEAMDDTDLTQRLKWVGLFFRPVTPGKFMLRMRMPNGILSGGQMRVLAEVIQQYGEDGYADITTRQNIQLRGIHIEDIPDIFNRFQQAGLTSMQSGMDNVRNITGSPVAGLDANELIDTRGLVRKVQDMITNNSQGNPAFTNLPRKFNIAIAGGRDNSVHAEINDIAFVPAYKDEKLGFNVVVGGFFSAKRCAPAISMNVWVDHTQVVDISEAILIVYRDNGSRANRHQSRMMWLIEEWGVERFRAAVETQMGVTLQSEADKDEFDWDKRDHIGVHVQQQPGLNFVGMHVPVGRLYANDMFEFARMAEVYGSGEIRLTVEQNVLIPNIPDSRLDSFLQEPLLEVFSINPDPLTRALVSCTGSQFCKFALIETKNQAVAVINDLADELEVPKPVRFHWTGCPNSCGQPQVADIGLMGTKTRKDGKTVEAVDLFMGGKVGKDAVLGEKVQKAIPCDELRGVLKDILIQQFDAQPRSTPRPSQGMAGLSRQRSLHGTVSQNGSAPPAAVVPAVAPPAPVATPASAAQPAVVQFAASGKEVNCDDSQSILEIAEAAGVEIESSCQSGSCGTCVAKLVEGEFRYEADPDGLGEDDAASGHILTCIAYPVGKVVLDA
- a CDS encoding MFS transporter; its protein translation is MLTEMWSFKGRYKILHMTWFAFFLSFVVWFNFPPFATTIGQEFGLTKPQLGTIGLCNVALTVPARIIIGMVLDRYGPRLTYSLLLMYAAIPCLIFATAQGFTQLVIGRLLMGIVGAGFVIGIRMTAEWFPPKEVGTAEGIYGGWGNFGSAFSAFTMVLVATALSFIPGAFNFGEAQTFTVLGLSFSSSVLNWRAAIGGSGIIAAIYGFIYYANVQNTPPGKVYQRPKSARGLEVTSVRDFYFLMVMNIPLTAILMVLAWRLNKVNFLTPSAMYITWVALFGLYAFQSYNCWSANKDLLSGRKRYAPEDRYKFKQVAILELTYIVNFGSELAVVTMLPAFFEGTFGLDKAMAGIIASSYAFMNLVSRPGGGIISDKMGSRKWTMVILTGGMGIGYLLMSQVTSNWWLPAAVLLTMACSFFVQASEGSTFAIVPLVKRRVTGQIAGNVGAYGNVGAVAYLTTRLLFVDGAGATPNMAAVNSSFFQVLGTTGLIVAFLCIFFLEEPQGSFAESHEGEETSTNSPVGIKYPTTP
- a CDS encoding AbrB/MazE/SpoVT family DNA-binding domain-containing protein gives rise to the protein MDTAIRTRIVKIGNSQGIRIPKLLLEQSGLNGEVEITVQGDCLTIRTAECSRAGWDAAFASMAQHHDDVFLDEVNTTDWDDTEWEW
- a CDS encoding type II toxin-antitoxin system PemK/MazF family toxin, with product MGVVVKRFDVFLVNLDPTVESEIQKTRPCIVISPNEMNQYIATVIIAPMTTKGRQYPTRVACQFQGKDGQIVLDKIRTVDKKRLVKKLGQINQDEQQMLLSILTEMFAE
- a CDS encoding HEAT repeat domain-containing protein, which produces MQSPTAVSELISVLTKLEQGDFASRWETAKQIPDFGEPAITFLVDLLQNNADDPELQWFVARILGEFNHADAVMALTQLLQEADDDDVAEIAAQMLAQIGPQSIDALATLLESSPARGLVVSALSQMQDAVIVPILIKAVADEDASVRLQVIETLGRFHDPQIIPVLLQGLADLSAQVRQVAIASISYRAHLFYEHDHDPVALIQPFLTDVDVQVCQGAALALGRLGTDTAAQALRMTASADNIPAPFKLTIIQALGQIGNDQSVRFLQKLWPHTTSALQVIDDENLTLAEAIIKALTLHRQPELQGVSTQALIYCLHHHPGADLTLNKTIASALGQLGDTTAIPELIRLLGIADMGVRLHAIAALKQISSELAYTKLQALAEDDTVEKDVRDGVAIALQEW
- a CDS encoding iron uptake porin; this translates as MSKRLSWYRLLFNTSVLGIAMVNCIPAQAAPETSNLDVTAEQLDIAPSEEVIPTTLPSVDEALELAQAVETPTLASPPTSIADIAGNQNDPYFPSDPSLHASDASLGQVTSVSQLSDVQPDDWAFQAIQSLVERYGCVAGYPNGTFRPSRAMSRREAAALVNACLDNLSNRFATKEDLDALKALQDEFAAELATLRGRVDGLEARVATVESQQFSTTTKLNGEAIFAFSGVAGDNATTGADISGRVSLNQRTRLNFITSFTGKDRLYTRLQTSNRPVNFSDGAIPGIIDNTGTLQTRVAFDTGNTNNSVILDRLDYKFPIGDKLNVTVFANAAFHHYYATTVNPYFEGFGGGKGALSFFGERNPIYRIGTVAIPNVAGVGTSYMFNKENDFRLDLGYLAGRANQATTTALANGENEGGLFGGTYSALAQLSIKPTEGSQVGLTYVRNEAPDGLMRFGTGTVFSNNPFGGANNITGDSFGFEGTLKLADWVAVGGWFGYTIAREDNTTNKADIINAAINFAFPDLGMEGATGGLIVGVPPTVINNDVAARENPDQTFHLEALYSFPVNDFITITPGVIYLINPEGNSANSDILVGVIRTTFKF